The following coding sequences lie in one Arachis hypogaea cultivar Tifrunner chromosome 9, arahy.Tifrunner.gnm2.J5K5, whole genome shotgun sequence genomic window:
- the LOC112712181 gene encoding uncharacterized protein, with protein sequence MWKRAFVGAATAAAAALRRPFPSLIRGATSSSSSNSISSAVNSMLLRSLKDHYLEVAKMNMPPKVGPPSPFTIVKGALDSNGPVLKRNYGDEEITIYVMRLAANDDEDGDGGGGGGVIDQLFIHVDVSKPNQNECLMFLCGLYEDALGIHSVSMRPKLQESGGGYLLVPSQYAGPSFADLDESMRDAFHSYIEERGINDLFKFLQAWLYVKEHRNLLRWFKTMGLFIDGKKPPTPSS encoded by the exons ATGTGGAAGAGAGCCTTCGTCGGCGCCGCCACGGCCGCCGCCGCCGCCCTCCGCCGTCCATTCCCCTCGTTAATCCGCGGCGCCACCAGCAGTTCATCGTCCAACTCAATCTCTTCTGCCGTTAACTCGATGCTCCTCCGCTCCCTCAAAGACCACTATCTCGAAGTCGCCAAAATGAACATGCCCCCT AAAGTTGGACCTCCATCGCCGTTCACGATCGTAAAAGGCGCACTCGATTCTAACGGCCCCGTGCTGAAGCGGAACTACGGCGACGAAGAGATCACAATCTACGTCATGCGCTTGGCCGCCAACGACGACGAAGACGGcgacggcggcggcggcggcggagtCATTGATCAACTGTTCATTCACGTGGATGTGTCGAAACCAAATCAGAACGAATGCTTGATGTTTCTGTGCGGATTATACGAAGATGCTCTGGGGATTCACTCAGTTTCAATGAGACCTAAGCTTCAAGAATCTGGTGGCGGTTACCTCCTCGTTCCTTCGCAATACGCTGGTCCATCTTTTGC AGACTTAGATGAATCCATGAGGGATGCATTTCACAGTTACATAGAGGAGAGAGGAATAAACGATCTCTTCAAGTTTCTACAAGCATGGCTCTATGTTAAAGAACATCGAAATCTATTGCGTTGGTTCAAAACCATGGGCTTGTTCATTGATGGCAAGAAGCCTCCTACGCCTTCCTCCTAA
- the LOC112712182 gene encoding uncharacterized protein — MWKRAFVGAATAAALRRPFPSLIRSATSSSSSNSISSAVNSMLLRSLKDHYLEVAKMNMPPKVGPPSPFTIVKGALDSNGPVLKRNYGDEEITIYVMRLAANDDEDGDGGGGGGVIDQLFIHVDVSKPNQNECLMFLCGLYEDALGIHSVSMRPKLQESGGGYLLVPSQYAGPSFADLDESMRDAFHSYIEERGINDLFKFLQAWLYVKEHRNLLRWFKTMGLFIDGKKPPTPSS; from the exons ATGTGGAAGAGAGCCTTCGTCGGCGCCGCCACGGCCGCCGCCCTCCGCCGTCCATTCCCCTCGTTAATCCGCAGCGCCACCAGCAGCTCATCGTCCAACTCAATCTCTTCTGCCGTTAACTCGATGCTCCTCCGCTCCCTCAAAGACCACTATCTCGAAGTCGCCAAAATGAACATGCCCCCT AAAGTTGGACCTCCATCGCCGTTCACGATCGTAAAAGGCGCACTCGATTCTAACGGCCCCGTGCTGAAGCGGAACTACGGCGACGAAGAGATCACAATCTACGTCATGCGCTTGGCCGCCAACGACGACGAAGACGGcgacggcggcggcggcggcggagtCATTGATCAACTGTTCATTCACGTGGATGTGTCGAAACCAAATCAGAACGAATGCTTGATGTTTCTGTGCGGATTATACGAAGATGCTCTGGGGATTCACTCAGTTTCAATGAGACCTAAGCTTCAAGAATCTGGTGGCGGTTACCTCCTCGTTCCTTCGCAATACGCTGGTCCATCTTTTGC AGACTTAGATGAATCCATGAGGGATGCATTTCACAGTTACATAGAGGAGAGAGGAATAAACGATCTCTTCAAGTTTCTACAAGCATGGCTCTATGTTAAAGAACATCGAAATCTATTGCGTTGGTTCAAAACCATGGGCTTGTTCATTGATGGCAAGAAGCCTCCTACGCCTTCCTCCTAA
- the LOC112712185 gene encoding uncharacterized protein isoform X1 — translation MDKGKASKELETSLQNLDLNPQSNVKNKISIATNHHQFQGLLPKKMKPPSLVSLCIGVIGKHLEDIITDLPEIAIGLPAEIKTAVAAIARRRKLLNDDVLIALADTSWEYLDVSGSDVSDVGLIKAAEVCRSIKALDISRCTKITATGISELVKHCRLLETLRCGGCPRSDHTARRCLSIFKPRLDYVEEDSWEELDTKEISSGAQSLRWLVWPNIDNNSLDEISTECPRIIVNLKSSPFGFMGTQVPWEALRNTVLDDVAVKDIDPKTWRGRGFAVKPASPSPSTSPELSVAEKFRLAFEERDNRLAPKRAKNARQHQRRAVRELMLMSTRAKAMVLASQASKSLHSRSS, via the exons ATGGATAAAGGTAAAGCTTCCAAGGAATTAGAAACCTCTCTGCAAAACCTCGATTTGAATCCCCAATCCAACGTCAAGAACAAAATTTCCATTGCAACTAACCACCATCAATTTCAAG GACTACTGCCTAAGAAGATGAAGCCTCCAAGTTTGGTTAGCCTATGCATTGGAGTTATTGGAAAACATTTGGAGGATATTATTACGGATTTGCCGGAGATTGCTATCGGTTTGCCAGCTGAGATaaag ACGGCAGTGGCAGCTATTGCGAGACGGAGAAagttgttgaatgatgatgtCCTGATTGCATTAGCTGATACTTCTTGGGAATACCTTGATGTCTCTGGATCAGATGTTTCCGACGTTGGCTTGATTAAAGCAGCCGAAGTATGCAGATCAATTAAAGCTCTGGATATAAG CCGATGTACCAAAATCACTGCTACTGGTATATCCGAACTTGTGAAGCACTGCCGTTTATTAGAGACATTGAGATGCGG AGGGTGTCCGAGGAGCGATCATACAGCTCGGAGGTGCTTGAGTATATTTAAACCGAGGCTGGACTATGTCGAGGAGGATTCCTGGGAGGAGCTCGATACGAAAGAAATTTCAAGTGGCGCGCAATCACTCCGGTGGCTAGTATGG CCAAACATCGACAATAATTCGTTAGACGAGATATCTACCGAGTGTCCGCGGATCATAGTGAACCTGAAGTCATCTCCGTTCGGGTTTATGGGAACTCAGGTTCCTTGGGAAGCGTTACGAAATACTGTATTGGATGATGTGGCTGTGAAGGATATTGATCCCAAGACATGGAGAGGGCGTGGTTTTGCAGTGAAGCCCGCTTCGCCCTCTCCTTCAACCTCCCCTGAATTATCAGTGGCCGAGAAATTCCGGCTCGCCTTTGAGGAAAGGGACAACCGGTTAGCTCCAAAGCGAGCGAAAAATGCACGGCAACACCAGCGTCGCGCAGTGCGAGAGTTGATGTTGAtgagcacaagggctaaggcaatggTCTTGGCTTCACAAGCAAGCAAGTCTCTTCACAGCAGAAGCTCATAA
- the LOC140175239 gene encoding uncharacterized protein, whose product MKPTPLFLEVDLKCTVLKFKERLQTLLTLPISDQHLLFNTQILEHDQVLESYGIAEHSRIHVIFALVPGSVYVKVRGGSSSTTDPAAETFSVLVSSRNIPSFKFNVRVTARDMLRKLSENLQNFGENITPAVKDGCHILHHGRVMERDRSMEWQQVELGDKIEIIPRATD is encoded by the coding sequence ATGAAGCCAACGCCATTGTTCTTGGAAGTTGACCTCAAATGCACGGTCCTAAAATTCAAGGAGAGGCTGCAAACGCTTCTTACGCTTCCCATTTCAGACCAACATCTGTTGTTCAACACGCAGATCCTTGAACATGATCAGGTCTTGGAGTCATATGGCATCGCTGAACACTCTCGCATTCATGTGATCTTCGCATTGGTGCCGGGTAGTGTGTATGTTAAGGTTCGAGGTGGTAGCAGTAGCACCACCGATCCTGCAGCAGAGACTTTCTCAGTGCTGGTTTCATCCAGGAATATTCCAAGCTTCAAGTTTAATGTTCGAGTCACTGCTAGAGATATGCTTCGCAAGTTGAGTGAAAATCTGCAGAATTTCGGAGAGAATATTACTCCTGCTGTTAAGGATGGGTGCCACATTCTTCACCATGGTAGGGTGATGGAACGTGATAGATCCATGGAGTGGCAACAGGTTGAGCTTGGTGACAAGATTGAGATTATCCCTAGAGCCACTGATTAA
- the LOC112712185 gene encoding uncharacterized protein isoform X2 has translation MKPPSLVSLCIGVIGKHLEDIITDLPEIAIGLPAEIKTAVAAIARRRKLLNDDVLIALADTSWEYLDVSGSDVSDVGLIKAAEVCRSIKALDISRCTKITATGISELVKHCRLLETLRCGGCPRSDHTARRCLSIFKPRLDYVEEDSWEELDTKEISSGAQSLRWLVWPNIDNNSLDEISTECPRIIVNLKSSPFGFMGTQVPWEALRNTVLDDVAVKDIDPKTWRGRGFAVKPASPSPSTSPELSVAEKFRLAFEERDNRLAPKRAKNARQHQRRAVRELMLMSTRAKAMVLASQASKSLHSRSS, from the exons ATGAAGCCTCCAAGTTTGGTTAGCCTATGCATTGGAGTTATTGGAAAACATTTGGAGGATATTATTACGGATTTGCCGGAGATTGCTATCGGTTTGCCAGCTGAGATaaag ACGGCAGTGGCAGCTATTGCGAGACGGAGAAagttgttgaatgatgatgtCCTGATTGCATTAGCTGATACTTCTTGGGAATACCTTGATGTCTCTGGATCAGATGTTTCCGACGTTGGCTTGATTAAAGCAGCCGAAGTATGCAGATCAATTAAAGCTCTGGATATAAG CCGATGTACCAAAATCACTGCTACTGGTATATCCGAACTTGTGAAGCACTGCCGTTTATTAGAGACATTGAGATGCGG AGGGTGTCCGAGGAGCGATCATACAGCTCGGAGGTGCTTGAGTATATTTAAACCGAGGCTGGACTATGTCGAGGAGGATTCCTGGGAGGAGCTCGATACGAAAGAAATTTCAAGTGGCGCGCAATCACTCCGGTGGCTAGTATGG CCAAACATCGACAATAATTCGTTAGACGAGATATCTACCGAGTGTCCGCGGATCATAGTGAACCTGAAGTCATCTCCGTTCGGGTTTATGGGAACTCAGGTTCCTTGGGAAGCGTTACGAAATACTGTATTGGATGATGTGGCTGTGAAGGATATTGATCCCAAGACATGGAGAGGGCGTGGTTTTGCAGTGAAGCCCGCTTCGCCCTCTCCTTCAACCTCCCCTGAATTATCAGTGGCCGAGAAATTCCGGCTCGCCTTTGAGGAAAGGGACAACCGGTTAGCTCCAAAGCGAGCGAAAAATGCACGGCAACACCAGCGTCGCGCAGTGCGAGAGTTGATGTTGAtgagcacaagggctaaggcaatggTCTTGGCTTCACAAGCAAGCAAGTCTCTTCACAGCAGAAGCTCATAA